Proteins from a single region of Desulfolutivibrio sulfoxidireducens:
- a CDS encoding alkaline phosphatase family protein, which produces MEHGRVPRRCVLVVLDGLGDRAYARFGHKTPLAAAKTPHLDRLAALGCNGLYHAGILGQPLPSENAHFAMFGYEPCEFPGRGPLEALGAGIPVAPDEVAALAHLCSVRERDGCLYMFCDKPARVSDDEGRALFAAVAEFESRGVRFRLVRYKGCFGILALAGLPELVGTLFTDTNPMVDDLPIPEVLPLRGADAASVNTAAAVKDYLLHAHAVLSGHPVNRERERRGLDPVNALVTQRPGRLAPIESFTERHGLRGLTIASGIICPGLGRYLGMDVHLCRDTDDPGADLAARLAVARTALADHDFIHVHTKAPDEAAHTKSPEKKLAVIEALDRGIGQAIGPILDDENVILAVTADHSTPSAGPLIHSGEPVPLAVCGQGARRDAVASFDEISAAGGALGHPRGTELLRVLLNAMDRARLEGIRETPVVREFWPSPCRPFRLRGS; this is translated from the coding sequence ATGGAACACGGTCGTGTCCCGCGGCGTTGCGTGCTGGTGGTCCTGGACGGGCTGGGGGATCGGGCCTATGCCCGTTTCGGCCACAAGACCCCCCTGGCCGCCGCGAAAACGCCCCACCTGGATCGGCTGGCGGCCCTGGGCTGCAACGGCCTGTACCACGCCGGCATCCTGGGACAGCCCCTGCCCAGCGAAAACGCCCATTTCGCCATGTTCGGCTACGAGCCGTGCGAGTTTCCCGGCCGGGGCCCCCTGGAGGCCCTGGGCGCGGGCATCCCCGTGGCCCCGGACGAGGTGGCCGCGTTGGCCCACCTGTGCTCCGTGCGGGAGCGCGACGGGTGCCTGTACATGTTTTGCGACAAGCCCGCGCGGGTGTCCGATGACGAGGGCCGGGCGCTTTTCGCCGCGGTGGCGGAATTTGAGAGTCGCGGCGTGCGCTTTCGGCTGGTCAGGTACAAGGGATGTTTCGGCATCCTGGCCCTGGCCGGGTTGCCGGAACTCGTCGGAACCCTCTTCACCGACACCAACCCCATGGTCGACGATCTGCCCATCCCCGAGGTCCTGCCCCTGCGCGGCGCGGATGCGGCCAGCGTCAATACCGCCGCCGCCGTCAAGGACTATCTGCTGCACGCCCATGCCGTCCTAAGCGGCCATCCGGTCAACCGCGAGCGCGAAAGGCGAGGTCTTGACCCCGTCAACGCCCTGGTCACCCAGCGTCCCGGGCGGCTTGCGCCGATTGAGTCCTTTACCGAGCGCCACGGCCTGCGCGGCCTGACCATCGCCTCCGGGATCATCTGCCCGGGACTGGGCCGCTACCTGGGCATGGACGTGCATCTGTGCCGGGATACGGACGACCCCGGCGCGGACCTGGCCGCACGGCTGGCCGTCGCCCGGACGGCCCTCGCGGATCACGACTTCATCCATGTGCACACCAAGGCCCCGGACGAGGCCGCGCATACCAAGTCCCCGGAGAAGAAACTGGCCGTCATCGAGGCCCTGGACCGGGGCATCGGGCAGGCCATCGGCCCCATCCTGGACGACGAAAACGTCATCCTGGCCGTCACCGCCGACCATTCCACCCCGTCGGCCGGACCGCTCATCCACAGTGGCGAGCCCGTGCCCCTGGCCGTGTGCGGCCAGGGCGCGCGCCGGGACGCCGTGGCGAGCTTCGACGAGATCAGCGCGGCCGGCGGGGCGCTTGGGCATCCGCGCGGCACCGAGCTTTTGCGCGTGCTTTTAAACGCCATGGACCGGGCCAGGCTCGAGGGCATTCGGGAAACTCCCGTGGTGCGCGAGTTCTGGCCGTCGCCCTGCCGGCCCTTCCGGCTGCGCGGGTCCTGA
- a CDS encoding nicotinate-nucleotide adenylyltransferase: protein MHELGVIHGRFQVPHNDHLAYLLDGAARCAHLVVGITNPDPVLTAPDPADPSRSRPENNPLTYYERLLLVRAMLRQAGRHPDSFTIVPLPINRPELYRYYVPLSAVFFLSVYDEWGRRKRELFTSLGLTVEVLREVRPEQKGLSATDVRSRMIRNEPWEHLVPPAAVALLEKWDVPGRLRAVDATGQRPSREEAAAEAFAAKGRGPGLRPENNSGVE, encoded by the coding sequence ATGCACGAACTCGGCGTCATCCACGGCCGGTTCCAGGTCCCCCACAACGACCACTTGGCCTATCTTTTGGACGGGGCCGCGCGGTGCGCGCATCTGGTGGTGGGCATCACCAACCCCGATCCCGTGCTCACCGCGCCCGACCCGGCCGACCCCTCCCGGTCCCGGCCGGAAAACAACCCCCTGACCTATTATGAACGTCTTCTCCTCGTCCGGGCCATGCTGCGCCAGGCCGGACGCCATCCGGATTCGTTCACCATCGTGCCCCTGCCCATCAACCGCCCCGAACTCTACCGGTACTACGTTCCCCTTTCCGCCGTGTTCTTCCTGTCCGTCTATGACGAGTGGGGCCGCCGCAAACGCGAGCTGTTCACCTCCCTGGGCCTGACCGTGGAGGTCCTTCGGGAGGTGCGCCCGGAGCAAAAGGGCTTAAGCGCCACGGACGTGCGCTCCCGGATGATCCGAAACGAACCGTGGGAACATCTGGTGCCCCCGGCCGCCGTGGCGCTTCTCGAAAAATGGGATGTCCCGGGGAGACTGCGCGCGGTGGATGCCACGGGCCAGAGGCCTTCGCGTGAAGAGGCGGCGGCGGAGGCCTTTGCCGCCAAAGGGCGCGGTCCCGGCCTGCGCCCGGAAAACAACAGCGGTGTTGAGTGA
- a CDS encoding ChbG/HpnK family deacetylase, with protein MRRLVVNADDFGLTDGICRGIVYAMDHGVVRATTAMTRPPGAADRIRTYAGALSGRMGVHFQLTGGHPPCLPPGEVPTLVTPEGVFARKRMDIEEVSADELRREWRAQLEFMRSRGVEPSHMDTHHHVHKRPDVFPVYLEFARELGIPARATNPDMAAALRAAGVPCADAFITHFFGEDLSPERFLDLVAAAFADLPDTAVVELMCHPGHSDAELSAITAYSAAREREIAVLTSAEVRRGLGKMGIAVAGMEAVAAK; from the coding sequence ATGCGCCGCCTCGTGGTCAATGCGGACGATTTCGGGCTGACCGACGGCATCTGCCGGGGCATCGTCTATGCCATGGACCACGGCGTGGTCCGGGCCACCACGGCCATGACCCGCCCCCCGGGCGCGGCGGACCGCATCCGGACCTACGCCGGGGCGCTTTCCGGACGCATGGGCGTCCATTTCCAGTTGACCGGAGGGCATCCGCCCTGCCTGCCGCCAGGCGAGGTCCCGACCCTGGTGACCCCCGAGGGGGTCTTCGCCAGAAAGCGCATGGACATCGAAGAGGTCTCGGCCGATGAGCTGCGCCGGGAGTGGCGGGCGCAACTGGAGTTCATGCGATCCCGCGGAGTCGAACCATCGCACATGGACACCCATCACCATGTGCACAAGCGGCCCGACGTGTTCCCGGTCTACCTGGAATTCGCCCGGGAACTCGGGATTCCGGCCCGGGCCACGAATCCGGACATGGCCGCCGCGCTTCGCGCGGCCGGGGTGCCCTGCGCCGACGCCTTCATCACCCATTTTTTCGGTGAGGATCTTTCGCCCGAGCGTTTCCTGGACCTCGTGGCCGCGGCCTTCGCGGACCTGCCGGACACGGCCGTGGTGGAGCTTATGTGCCACCCCGGCCACAGCGACGCCGAGCTTTCGGCCATCACCGCCTACAGTGCCGCCCGGGAACGGGAGATCGCCGTTTTGACCTCGGCCGAGGTCCGCCGGGGGCTCGGGAAGATGGGGATCGCGGTGGCCGGGATGGAGGCCGTGGCGGCGAAATGA
- the selD gene encoding selenide, water dikinase SelD has protein sequence MELVKTVKSAGUAAKISPGDLEEVLAGLVAADPDKRLLTGAHDSEDAAILRFPPGKALVQTVDFFTPIVNDPFKFGRIAAVNSLSDVYAMGGEPYAAMNIVCFPIKRMDKGILREILRGGLEAMAEAGAVMAGGHSVEDEEIKYGLAVSGVVDPENFASNQGMRPGDALILTKPLGTGVLATALKGDMGDAAMLEEILFRWAGRLNKVGGAVVRGLKLRAATDVTGFGLGGHLLELAGASKAAVELDLGRVPFLPEAVEFASMGMIPAGSFANRNFCKKHVAAAPGVDPILLDLVFDAQTSGGMVLAVPGEKVDQARSMLLAGGDMAEIIGRAVPEEPGLARLRIG, from the coding sequence ATGGAACTGGTCAAGACGGTCAAATCCGCGGGTTGAGCGGCCAAGATCTCTCCGGGGGACCTGGAGGAGGTATTGGCTGGGCTTGTGGCCGCTGATCCGGACAAGCGGCTTTTGACGGGCGCTCACGACAGCGAGGACGCGGCGATCCTGCGGTTTCCGCCGGGCAAGGCCCTGGTGCAGACCGTGGACTTTTTCACGCCCATCGTGAACGACCCGTTCAAGTTCGGGCGCATCGCCGCGGTCAATTCCCTGTCCGACGTCTACGCCATGGGCGGCGAGCCCTACGCGGCCATGAACATCGTGTGCTTTCCCATAAAGCGCATGGACAAGGGCATATTGCGCGAGATTTTGCGCGGCGGGCTTGAGGCCATGGCCGAGGCCGGGGCGGTCATGGCCGGGGGCCACAGCGTGGAGGACGAGGAGATCAAGTACGGCCTGGCTGTGTCGGGGGTGGTCGATCCGGAGAATTTCGCCTCCAACCAGGGCATGCGCCCGGGCGACGCGCTGATCCTGACCAAGCCGCTGGGGACCGGGGTTTTGGCCACGGCGCTCAAGGGCGACATGGGCGACGCGGCCATGCTCGAGGAGATTCTTTTTCGCTGGGCCGGCCGGCTGAACAAGGTCGGCGGGGCCGTGGTCCGCGGCCTGAAATTGCGGGCGGCCACGGACGTGACCGGGTTCGGCCTGGGCGGGCACCTTCTGGAACTGGCCGGGGCCTCGAAGGCGGCCGTGGAACTCGATCTGGGACGGGTCCCTTTTCTGCCCGAGGCTGTGGAGTTCGCGTCCATGGGCATGATCCCGGCCGGAAGCTTCGCCAACCGCAATTTTTGTAAAAAACACGTGGCGGCGGCCCCGGGCGTCGATCCCATCCTGCTGGATCTGGTCTTCGACGCCCAGACCTCGGGCGGCATGGTCCTGGCCGTGCCCGGGGAAAAGGTGGATCAGGCCCGATCCATGCTTTTGGCCGGCGGGGACATGGCCGAGATCATCGGCCGGGCCGTGCCCGAAGAACCCGGGTTGGCCCGGCTGCGGATAGGGTAG
- a CDS encoding pyruvate carboxyltransferase: protein MAGQRSMTPLLLGDTTLRDGEQMPGAMLDPADKLAVARALAEAGVDLIEAGFPAVSRTEAAAVEMIAREAADFSGPGGVGDSGGPVVAALCRALQKDIDAADQALADAPAKRRAANIFLSASPLHRRYKLKKSKADVLVMAARAVAYARSRFELVNFSAEDASRTEPEYLARLYEAAITAGATSIGFPDTLGVLTPDEVKHRLAFLRAHVRGIESVLLGAHFHDDLGLATANTLAAVQAGVDMVHCTVGGIGERAGNAALEETAAAVVLRPDIYGRRVNLDATRLAPLCRLVAGLTGVPIPPNKAVCGANAFATGAGIHQDGLLKHPDTYLPYPPEIVGADPARIVLTKHSGRAALRMRLSRMGVEADEARLAAIGEALKNATKAEWADEEGLMARVVGKVSGPS, encoded by the coding sequence ATGGCCGGCCAACGCTCCATGACACCGCTTCTTCTGGGCGACACCACCTTGCGCGACGGGGAACAGATGCCCGGGGCCATGCTCGATCCCGCCGACAAGCTTGCCGTGGCCCGGGCCCTGGCCGAGGCCGGGGTGGACCTGATCGAGGCCGGATTCCCGGCCGTGTCGCGCACCGAGGCCGCGGCCGTGGAGATGATCGCCCGGGAGGCGGCGGATTTTTCCGGCCCCGGCGGCGTGGGCGATTCGGGCGGGCCGGTGGTCGCGGCCCTGTGCCGGGCGCTTCAAAAGGACATCGATGCCGCCGATCAAGCCTTGGCCGACGCGCCCGCGAAACGCCGGGCGGCCAACATTTTTTTATCCGCAAGCCCGCTGCATCGGCGCTACAAACTGAAAAAATCCAAGGCCGACGTCCTGGTCATGGCCGCGCGGGCCGTGGCCTACGCCCGGTCGCGCTTCGAGCTGGTCAATTTCAGCGCCGAGGACGCCAGCCGCACCGAGCCGGAGTATCTGGCCCGGCTCTATGAGGCCGCGATCACGGCCGGGGCGACCTCCATCGGATTCCCGGACACGCTCGGGGTGCTTACCCCGGACGAGGTGAAACACCGCCTGGCCTTTTTGCGCGCCCACGTCCGGGGCATCGAATCGGTCCTTCTCGGGGCGCATTTTCACGACGACCTTGGGCTGGCCACGGCCAACACCCTGGCGGCGGTCCAGGCCGGGGTGGACATGGTCCACTGCACGGTGGGAGGCATCGGGGAGCGGGCCGGGAACGCGGCCCTGGAGGAGACGGCGGCGGCGGTGGTCCTGCGTCCGGACATCTATGGCCGGCGGGTGAACCTGGACGCGACGCGGCTTGCGCCCCTGTGCCGGCTGGTCGCGGGCCTGACCGGCGTCCCGATTCCGCCGAACAAGGCCGTGTGCGGGGCTAACGCCTTTGCCACGGGCGCGGGCATCCACCAGGACGGGCTTCTCAAGCATCCGGACACGTATCTGCCGTATCCGCCCGAGATCGTGGGGGCGGACCCGGCCCGGATCGTGCTCACGAAGCACAGCGGCCGGGCGGCGCTTCGGATGCGGCTTTCGCGGATGGGCGTCGAGGCGGACGAGGCGCGGCTGGCGGCCATCGGCGAGGCGCTGAAAAACGCGACCAAGGCGGAGTGGGCGGACGAGGAGGGGCTTATGGCCCGGGTGGTCGGGAAGGTGTCCGGCCCGTCGTAG
- a CDS encoding sigma-54 interaction domain-containing protein — translation MEKTERFGLDFSTFVRLIDNLHDEIIIYDNNYRMLYVNKACERHYGFTQEEMIGLPFWEVVRKHRAWDRSVLPAVYKFKRPVKQEQKTYLGLDVLSIATPILDCNGNVEYVLFSIRDNYHEGKIPCRGELTTEQDEVENAPPSDLIYHSRPMEIAVESARKVASISSTCLLLGESGCGKSLLAKFIHATGNRATKPFVVVNCAAIPEHLFESELFGHVRGAFSGAVQRRGGLFAQAEGGTLFLDEISELPLPMQPKILHAVQEREYRPVGSSQTVTANVRILAASNKNLEHMVQSGAFRQDLFFRLNVFDILIPPLRERRNDIVPLLHHFLNRFGKQHGRGKRLSSDAQTLLCQYSWPGNIRELAHLVERLVVTVEPEEITVDHLPASIYETSAQAVSSTMGEEGLDDALSAMERKLILNARALHGSTRKVAAALHISQTRASRLIHKYTSKTKRKQLIESE, via the coding sequence ATGGAAAAGACTGAACGCTTTGGCCTGGATTTTTCCACATTCGTGCGGCTTATCGACAACCTCCATGACGAAATCATCATCTACGACAACAACTATCGTATGTTGTACGTCAACAAGGCCTGTGAACGACATTATGGCTTCACGCAGGAGGAGATGATCGGGCTGCCGTTCTGGGAGGTCGTCCGGAAACACCGCGCCTGGGACCGCTCCGTGCTGCCTGCGGTATATAAGTTCAAGCGCCCGGTCAAACAGGAGCAGAAAACATACCTTGGCCTTGATGTGTTGAGCATTGCAACGCCGATTCTTGACTGTAATGGAAATGTTGAATACGTCTTGTTCAGCATCCGGGACAACTACCATGAAGGAAAAATTCCCTGCCGCGGCGAACTGACAACGGAGCAGGACGAGGTTGAGAATGCCCCGCCAAGCGACCTCATCTATCACAGCCGGCCCATGGAGATCGCTGTGGAGTCGGCGCGGAAGGTAGCCAGCATCAGTTCCACCTGCCTTCTGCTAGGCGAATCCGGTTGCGGCAAGAGTCTGTTGGCGAAATTCATCCATGCCACCGGCAATCGGGCCACAAAACCCTTCGTGGTGGTCAACTGTGCCGCCATTCCCGAACACCTCTTCGAATCCGAGCTGTTCGGGCATGTGCGCGGCGCCTTTTCCGGGGCGGTGCAGCGCCGGGGGGGACTCTTCGCCCAGGCCGAGGGGGGGACGCTGTTTCTGGATGAGATTTCCGAGTTGCCCCTGCCCATGCAACCCAAGATCCTGCATGCGGTCCAGGAACGCGAATACCGCCCCGTGGGCAGTTCCCAGACAGTCACGGCGAATGTGCGCATCCTGGCCGCCTCCAACAAAAACCTGGAACACATGGTCCAAAGCGGGGCGTTTCGCCAGGACCTTTTCTTCCGGCTCAACGTCTTCGACATCCTGATTCCGCCGCTACGGGAGCGGCGCAACGATATCGTGCCGCTGTTGCACCACTTCCTGAACCGTTTCGGCAAGCAGCACGGCAGGGGCAAGCGCCTGTCCAGCGACGCCCAGACCCTTTTGTGCCAGTATTCCTGGCCCGGAAACATCCGGGAACTGGCCCATCTGGTGGAGCGCCTCGTGGTCACCGTGGAGCCCGAGGAGATCACTGTGGACCACCTTCCGGCTTCGATCTACGAGACCTCGGCCCAGGCCGTGTCCTCGACAATGGGCGAGGAAGGGCTGGATGACGCCCTGAGCGCCATGGAACGCAAACTGATCCTGAATGCCCGCGCTCTCCACGGCAGCACGCGCAAGGTGGCCGCTGCCTTGCATATCAGCCAGACCCGCGCCTCCCGTCTCATTCACAAATACACCTCCAAGACGAAGCGGAAACAACTCATCGAGTCGGAATAG
- the elbB gene encoding isoprenoid biosynthesis glyoxalase ElbB, producing MSTIGVILAGCGNIDGAEIHESVLTLLYLAQAGAKTRIYAPDVSFEAVNFLTKKPMGERRGVLVEAARIARSNIKDVATAKGADLDALILPGGNGVAKNLCDFAARGAGGSAHPEVARLIREVHDAGRPVGAICIAPVVLALVLGAKKPRLTIGNDMGTAQAIEKTGAVHVNCPVDDIVVDERLNLVTTPAYMLGPGIADVAKGIEKFVVEIVRRAG from the coding sequence ATGTCCACCATCGGCGTCATCCTGGCCGGCTGCGGCAACATCGACGGCGCGGAGATCCACGAATCCGTCCTGACCCTGCTCTATCTGGCCCAGGCCGGGGCCAAAACCCGGATCTACGCCCCGGACGTGAGCTTCGAGGCCGTGAATTTCCTGACGAAAAAACCCATGGGCGAGAGGCGCGGCGTGCTTGTGGAAGCGGCCCGCATCGCCCGGAGCAATATCAAGGACGTGGCCACGGCCAAAGGCGCGGACCTGGACGCCCTGATCCTGCCCGGCGGCAACGGGGTGGCCAAGAACCTGTGCGATTTCGCGGCCAGGGGCGCGGGAGGGTCGGCCCATCCCGAGGTGGCCCGGCTCATCCGCGAGGTGCATGACGCGGGCAGGCCAGTCGGGGCCATCTGCATCGCCCCGGTGGTCCTGGCCCTGGTGCTCGGGGCCAAAAAGCCCCGCCTGACCATCGGAAACGACATGGGCACGGCCCAGGCCATAGAAAAAACAGGCGCGGTGCACGTCAACTGCCCCGTGGACGACATCGTGGTGGATGAGAGGCTCAACCTCGTGACCACCCCGGCCTACATGCTGGGCCCCGGCATCGCCGACGTGGCAAAGGGCATCGAAAAGTTCGTGGTCGAGATCGTGCGCCGGGCCGGGTAA
- a CDS encoding helix-turn-helix domain-containing protein, producing the protein MSHECHDCIGSTFDDFLKDDGTYEDCQAAAIKKVIAWRLRCFMESEKVTKVEIARRMGTSRSFVDKILDAKNTSITLATILKVARIIGKPVKIDFGDTEENFGSPACQA; encoded by the coding sequence ATGAGTCACGAATGCCATGATTGCATCGGATCGACTTTCGATGATTTTCTAAAGGATGATGGTACCTATGAGGATTGCCAGGCTGCGGCGATCAAGAAGGTCATTGCCTGGCGGCTTCGCTGTTTCATGGAATCCGAGAAGGTGACGAAGGTTGAGATTGCGCGGAGGATGGGGACCAGTCGATCTTTTGTGGACAAGATTCTTGACGCCAAGAATACATCCATCACGTTGGCCACGATTTTGAAGGTCGCACGGATAATCGGAAAGCCAGTCAAGATTGATTTTGGGGATACTGAAGAGAATTTTGGAAGTCCCGCGTGTCAGGCATAA
- a CDS encoding sensor domain-containing diguanylate cyclase — MLLDFTTLLVLNLIVNVINLGAMTLLWRRYRDRYAGLSFWTQAMAVHVLGIGLILFRTALPLFFTAVVANGLLMSSTLLMLAGFQGFTGTVARRTHNLVAFAVYLLSLSYFSVLVPDIDARNICNSVIIILVNAQTCWLLFRQVPDRMRRITFYAGVLMACYVAVSLARIVILLSFPRESALFRSGLADSVAIASFIALHVCLIIALALTIVRRLMDDVLANEEKFVKAFQLAPYALIISRRDDLGVVEVNEGFCGMFGHSRFEALGKSLPTLLWPAGRPGESLPPEAFTGPGHGEKREIQAQRKSGETMIGELVSEEIAIDGQAHVLSTINDITGESRLRQRLEELATTDSLTGLPNRRFFYERFDIARPLAGRRRTRMAVMSIDLDRFKSVNDTLGHAAGDAVLVEAARRLAESLRHADVVSRFGGDEFVVLLTEVRGVEDASRVAEKIVAAFRRPFEVAGRPVAITASLGFAVFPEHGEDLEALLKRSDEALYESKRAGRDGYAVAGWPGG; from the coding sequence ATGTTGCTCGATTTCACCACTCTGCTCGTTCTGAACCTCATCGTCAACGTCATCAACCTCGGGGCCATGACGCTGTTGTGGAGGCGTTACAGGGACAGATACGCCGGCCTGTCCTTCTGGACCCAGGCCATGGCCGTGCATGTGCTGGGCATCGGCCTCATCCTGTTCAGGACGGCCCTCCCCCTTTTTTTCACGGCGGTCGTGGCCAACGGCCTGTTGATGTCCAGCACCCTGCTGATGCTCGCGGGCTTCCAGGGTTTCACCGGGACCGTCGCCCGGCGGACGCACAACCTGGTCGCCTTCGCCGTCTATCTCCTGTCATTGTCTTATTTCTCTGTCTTGGTTCCGGACATCGACGCCCGCAACATTTGCAACTCGGTCATCATCATTCTCGTCAACGCCCAGACCTGCTGGCTGCTTTTCCGTCAGGTCCCGGACCGGATGCGCCGGATCACCTTCTACGCCGGGGTGTTGATGGCCTGTTACGTCGCGGTCAGCCTGGCCAGGATCGTCATCCTGCTGTCGTTTCCCAGGGAATCCGCCCTGTTTCGGTCCGGACTGGCGGACTCCGTGGCCATCGCCAGCTTCATCGCCCTGCACGTCTGCCTGATCATCGCCCTGGCCCTGACCATCGTCCGCCGGCTGATGGACGACGTGCTGGCCAACGAGGAAAAGTTCGTCAAGGCCTTCCAACTGGCCCCCTATGCCCTGATCATCTCCCGGCGCGACGATCTGGGCGTGGTCGAGGTCAACGAGGGATTTTGCGGCATGTTCGGCCACAGCCGCTTCGAGGCGCTGGGCAAATCCCTGCCGACCCTGCTTTGGCCGGCCGGCCGGCCGGGGGAGTCCCTTCCCCCGGAGGCGTTCACCGGGCCTGGGCATGGAGAAAAGCGGGAGATACAGGCGCAACGCAAGTCCGGGGAGACGATGATCGGCGAGCTTGTCTCGGAGGAGATCGCCATCGATGGCCAGGCGCACGTGCTGTCCACCATCAACGACATCACCGGGGAGAGCCGGCTGCGGCAACGGCTCGAGGAACTGGCCACCACGGACAGCCTGACGGGCCTGCCCAACCGGCGCTTTTTTTACGAGCGCTTCGACATCGCCCGTCCGCTGGCCGGCAGACGCCGGACCCGCATGGCGGTCATGTCCATCGACCTGGACAGGTTCAAGTCGGTGAACGACACCCTGGGGCATGCCGCCGGTGACGCGGTGCTCGTCGAGGCCGCCCGCCGCCTGGCGGAAAGCCTGCGCCATGCGGACGTGGTGTCCCGGTTCGGCGGCGACGAGTTCGTGGTCCTTCTGACCGAGGTGCGTGGGGTGGAGGATGCGTCCCGGGTGGCGGAGAAGATCGTGGCGGCGTTCCGGAGGCCCTTCGAGGTTGCGGGCCGGCCGGTGGCGATCACGGCCAGCCTGGGGTTCGCCGTGTTCCCGGAGCATGGGGAGGATCTGGAAGCGCTTTTGAAGCGATCCGACGAGGCGCTCTATGAATCCAAGCGGGCCGGCCGGGACGGATACGCGGTGGCCGGGTGGCCGGGGGGATGA
- a CDS encoding double-cubane-cluster-containing anaerobic reductase, with the protein MAGVHDEMWEKLNLDLTAHEGLLQVLGKFYGDIYLSQENRLKGMEYMDFVLSEVHGLRIKELQDAKAEGKKIIGTFCVYVPEELVLAANCVQIGLCAGAEVGMESAERLVPRNTCDLIKSFVGFKLSRLCPYLESSDLVVGETTCDGKKKAYEAFATYAPMYVMEIPQTKSEAAKALWRSEVRRFKARLEELTGKAITAEDLARGIDIVNGKRKALQRLSALRAADPAPISGRDSLLINQISFYDDPIRFTTQINALCDELEARVAAGEGVALKGTKRVLLSGCPMAVPNWKLPFVVESSGAVIVGEESCIGERNTRDLVPDATGTVDDILDVIADRYMKIDCACFTPNAERPGNILELANRLNADGVIQYTLLFCQPYANEAMRMEPILKDKGIPSLALETGYSMEDIGQLKTRVEAFVETLE; encoded by the coding sequence ATGGCCGGCGTACACGACGAAATGTGGGAGAAACTCAATCTCGACCTGACGGCCCACGAAGGGCTTTTGCAAGTGCTCGGAAAATTCTACGGAGACATCTACCTAAGCCAGGAAAACCGGCTCAAGGGCATGGAGTACATGGACTTCGTCTTAAGCGAGGTGCATGGCCTGCGCATCAAGGAACTGCAGGACGCCAAGGCCGAAGGCAAAAAAATCATCGGCACGTTTTGCGTCTACGTGCCCGAGGAGCTGGTGCTGGCCGCGAACTGCGTGCAGATCGGCCTGTGCGCCGGGGCCGAGGTGGGCATGGAGTCCGCCGAACGCCTCGTGCCGAGAAACACCTGCGACCTCATCAAATCCTTCGTCGGGTTCAAGCTGTCCCGCCTGTGTCCCTATTTGGAATCCAGCGACCTTGTCGTCGGGGAGACCACCTGCGACGGCAAGAAAAAGGCCTACGAGGCCTTTGCCACCTACGCCCCCATGTACGTCATGGAGATTCCCCAGACCAAGTCCGAGGCGGCCAAGGCCCTGTGGCGCTCGGAAGTGCGGCGGTTCAAGGCCCGCCTGGAGGAGTTGACCGGAAAGGCCATCACCGCCGAGGACCTGGCGCGGGGCATCGACATCGTCAATGGCAAACGAAAGGCCCTGCAACGGCTGTCGGCGCTCCGGGCCGCCGATCCGGCCCCCATCTCCGGCCGCGATTCCCTGCTCATCAACCAGATCAGCTTCTACGACGACCCCATCCGCTTCACCACCCAGATCAACGCCCTGTGCGACGAGCTTGAGGCCCGGGTGGCCGCCGGTGAGGGCGTGGCCCTCAAGGGCACCAAGCGCGTGCTGCTCTCTGGCTGTCCCATGGCCGTGCCCAACTGGAAGCTGCCCTTTGTGGTGGAGAGTTCCGGCGCGGTCATCGTGGGCGAGGAATCGTGCATCGGCGAACGCAACACCCGCGACTTGGTCCCGGACGCCACGGGCACTGTGGACGACATCCTCGACGTCATCGCCGACCGGTACATGAAGATCGACTGTGCCTGCTTCACGCCCAACGCCGAGCGCCCGGGCAACATCCTGGAACTGGCCAACCGCCTCAACGCCGACGGCGTGATTCAGTATACGCTGCTTTTTTGCCAGCCCTACGCCAATGAGGCCATGCGCATGGAGCCGATCCTCAAAGACAAGGGCATCCCGTCCCTGGCCCTGGAGACCGGCTACAGCATGGAGGATATCGGCCAACTCAAGACCCGGGTCGAGGCCTTCGTGGAGACGTTGGAATAA
- a CDS encoding type II toxin-antitoxin system RelE/ParE family toxin, protein MKRLAVRFYKTETGREPVREWLQGLDREDRRALGGDVKLVEFGWPVGMPVCEAMGDGLFQIRTNLSSGRIARIFFCAEEGGMYLLHGFIKKTRKTPSEDLDIARTRRKNVLKWLEAVKKKHNNKNS, encoded by the coding sequence GTGAAAAGGCTCGCAGTGCGTTTTTACAAGACGGAAACCGGGAGGGAACCCGTCCGCGAGTGGCTGCAAGGCCTGGATCGGGAGGACAGAAGGGCTTTGGGCGGGGACGTGAAACTGGTGGAATTCGGCTGGCCGGTCGGCATGCCGGTATGCGAGGCCATGGGGGACGGGCTTTTTCAGATTCGGACGAACCTTTCGAGCGGGCGGATCGCGCGGATTTTCTTTTGTGCCGAAGAGGGTGGCATGTATCTGCTACATGGCTTCATCAAGAAAACACGAAAAACACCGTCCGAAGACCTTGATATCGCCAGGACACGGAGAAAGAATGTTTTGAAATGGTTGGAAGCAGTCAAGAAAAAGCATAATAATAAGAATTCATAA